The following coding sequences lie in one Saccopteryx bilineata isolate mSacBil1 chromosome X, mSacBil1_pri_phased_curated, whole genome shotgun sequence genomic window:
- the HCCS gene encoding holocytochrome c-type synthase — MGLSASTPAVAVQTSNASQHQTPSPPSGCPMHEGKMKGCPVSAGPADPTCESKTYSVPAHQERAYEYVGCPIAGAAAEKEGLDPWNLMPPPNQTPAPDQPFALSTAREESSIPRADSEKKWVYPSEQMFWNAMLKKGWKWKDDDISQRDMYNIIRIHNQNNEQAWKEILKWEALHAAECPCGPSLVRFGGKAKAYSPRARIRSWMGYELPFDRHDWIVNRCGTEVRYVIDYYDGGEVNQDYQFTILDVRPALDSLSAVWDRMKVAWWRWTS, encoded by the exons ATGGGTTTGTCTGCATCTACCCCTGCTGTTGCAGTTCAGACCTCAAATGCTTCACAACATCAGACTCCATCCCCACCCTCAGGATGTCCAATGCATGAAGGGAAAATGAAAG GTTGTCCAGTGAGTGCAGGGCCAGCTGACCCAACTTGTGAGAGCAAGACCTACTCTGTGCCTGCCCATCAGGAGCGCGCCTATGAGTACGTGGGGTGTCCCATCGCGGGCGCTGCGGCCGagaaggagggcctggacccttgGAACCTG ATGCCGCCACCTAATCAGACACCGGCCCCTGACCAGCCGTTTGCCCTCTCCACCGCGAGAGAGGAGTCGTCCATTCCGAGAGCAGATTCCGAGAAGAAGTGGGTGTACCCTTCGGAGCAGATGTTCTGGAATGCGATGTTAAAGAAAGG ATGGAAGTGGAAGGATGACGACATCAGTCAGAGGGACATGTACAACATCATTAGAATCCACAATCAGAACAATGAGCAGGCTTGGAAGGAGATTTTGAAGTGGGAAGCCCTTCATGCTGC GGAGTGTCCTTGCGGTCCCTCATTGGTCCGGTTCGGAGGGAAAGCGAAAGCGTACTCGCCGCGGGCCAGAATCCGCTCCTGGATGGG GTATGAGTTGCCTTTCGACAGGCACGACTGGATCGTCAACCGCTGTGGGACGGAGGTCAGGTACGTCATCGACTACTACGATGGCGGCGAGGTCAACCAGGACTACCAGTTCACCATCCTGGATGTGCGGCCCGCTCTGGACTCGCTTTCGGCCGTGTGGGACAGAATGAAGGTCGCCTGGTGGCGCTGGACCTCGTAG